From Nitrospirota bacterium, the proteins below share one genomic window:
- a CDS encoding patatin-like phospholipase family protein, with amino-acid sequence MTEHVVHTAGTKAVPPPAPQPGPWQRLRRPPFTVKNLLSDLLAITSVLGLAWKFDLITPYLYLFLAVYALMTGYWFWRFRRAAGKDQVRLVRALAGNGRRLVAVLYALVGLYTLLRFHQVAERAAIAIGWGALGWLIVWPLITEGARTEKLMMRCFTIGSSILVAWTIASLAYDPLSFWISPRQNRAPNPTVYEEREQLRQAEAPDVTIAVALSGGGYRAASIHTGVLKALEAHRIPIHYLSTVSGGSIIGSYYAMGHTPQDFAELLSRKKPGLPNDLFHLWNLFGALVVPGRSDSDTYARHFAHLYFDDTRLTQIRTPTLLVNVTDYVSGERKVFSSDPASGTADVRLAEAVAASGAFPGAFEPKKVGDRHYIDGGVVENLGLEGLRQFLLSDRKPAKPDILIISDASKGDKDPDPGEKRFRFQLLKDASSASYQALHLHLYRIYTDTSYHPEEERSLVQPYFQHHSHIYGIVGKHDDHLFVFVLNGTSRAERRHMERRGEEDAAKGLPPEDGSVINKHTAETVANIATLSELTKAQVVQGVWVGETIAAKYAGAIRCTLQHLRRAKLEKQAIDPEKVRTDCGTDPNRA; translated from the coding sequence ATGACCGAGCACGTCGTCCACACAGCCGGCACCAAAGCAGTCCCGCCGCCGGCGCCGCAGCCGGGTCCCTGGCAGCGGCTCAGGCGTCCTCCGTTCACCGTCAAGAATCTCCTCTCCGATCTGCTCGCCATCACCTCGGTGCTGGGACTCGCCTGGAAGTTCGACCTGATCACTCCCTATCTCTATCTGTTTCTGGCGGTGTATGCGTTGATGACGGGGTACTGGTTTTGGAGGTTCCGCCGGGCGGCGGGCAAGGATCAGGTGCGCCTGGTACGCGCGCTGGCGGGGAACGGTCGAAGACTGGTCGCCGTTTTGTATGCGCTCGTGGGGCTCTACACTCTTCTTCGATTCCACCAGGTGGCCGAACGAGCAGCGATCGCGATCGGCTGGGGCGCGCTGGGTTGGCTGATCGTTTGGCCTCTCATCACGGAGGGGGCGCGCACGGAAAAACTCATGATGCGGTGCTTCACGATCGGAAGTTCCATCCTGGTCGCGTGGACGATCGCGTCGCTGGCCTACGATCCGTTGAGTTTTTGGATCAGCCCGCGTCAGAACCGGGCGCCGAACCCGACCGTCTACGAGGAACGGGAACAACTTCGTCAAGCGGAAGCGCCCGACGTGACGATCGCGGTCGCGCTGTCCGGGGGCGGATACCGGGCGGCGTCGATTCACACGGGAGTGCTCAAGGCGTTGGAAGCGCACCGCATTCCGATTCATTACCTCTCAACGGTGTCCGGCGGCTCGATCATCGGCTCGTACTACGCGATGGGGCACACCCCGCAGGACTTCGCGGAGCTGCTCAGCCGGAAGAAGCCCGGTCTCCCGAACGACCTGTTCCATCTGTGGAACCTGTTCGGCGCGCTCGTGGTGCCGGGGAGAAGCGACAGCGACACCTATGCGCGACACTTCGCCCATCTCTACTTCGACGACACGCGCCTCACCCAGATCAGGACCCCGACCTTGCTGGTCAACGTCACCGATTATGTCTCGGGTGAACGGAAAGTCTTCTCCAGCGATCCCGCGTCGGGGACAGCGGACGTTCGTCTTGCCGAAGCCGTGGCCGCCAGCGGCGCATTTCCCGGAGCCTTCGAACCGAAAAAAGTCGGCGACCGGCACTATATCGACGGAGGCGTCGTGGAGAACTTGGGGTTGGAGGGCCTGCGGCAGTTCCTCTTGTCGGACAGAAAGCCCGCGAAGCCGGACATCCTCATCATTTCGGACGCCAGCAAGGGGGACAAGGACCCGGATCCCGGCGAAAAACGGTTCCGCTTTCAACTCCTCAAAGACGCGAGTTCTGCCTCGTACCAGGCGCTCCATTTACATCTCTATCGGATCTACACCGATACCAGCTATCACCCCGAGGAGGAGCGCAGCCTGGTTCAACCCTATTTCCAGCACCATTCGCACATCTACGGCATCGTCGGAAAGCATGACGACCATCTGTTCGTGTTCGTGCTCAACGGCACCAGCCGGGCAGAGCGACGCCACATGGAGCGGCGAGGGGAAGAGGACGCAGCCAAAGGGCTTCCGCCGGAGGATGGATCGGTGATCAACAAGCACACCGCGGAAACCGTTGCGAACATCGCCACGTTGTCGGAATTGACCAAGGCGCAGGTCGTCCAGGGAGTCTGGGTCGGAGAGACCATCGCGGCCAAGTACGCGGGAGCCATCCGCTGCACTTTGCAGCACCTGCGCCGGGCCAAGTTGGAGAAACAGGCGATCGATCCGGAGAAAGTCCGAACGGATTGCGGCACTGATCCCAATCGGGCATGA